One genomic window of Meles meles chromosome 3, mMelMel3.1 paternal haplotype, whole genome shotgun sequence includes the following:
- the EGR1 gene encoding early growth response protein 1, whose product MAAAKAEMQLMSPLQISDPFGSFPHSPTMDNYPKLEEMMLLSNGAPQFLGAAGASEGSGGNSSSSSSSSGGGGGGGGGSSGSGSGAFNPQGEAGEQPYEHLTAESFPDISLNNEKVLVETSYPSQTTRLPPITYTGRFSLEPAPNSGNTLWPEPLFSLVSGLVSMTNPPATSSSAPSPAASSSSSASQSPPLSCAVQSSDSSPIYSAAPTFPTPNTDIFPEPQSQAFPGSAGTSLQYPPPAYPAAKGGFQVPMIPDYLFPQQQGDLGLGTPDQKPFQGLESRTQQPSLTPLSTIKAFATQSGSQDLKALNTTYQSQLIKPSRMRKYPNRPSKTPPHERPYACPVESCDRRFSRSDELTRHIRIHTGQKPFQCRICMRNFSRSDHLTTHIRTHTGEKPFACDICGRKFARSDERKRHTKIHLRQKDKKADKGVVASSAATSLSSYPSQVATSYTSPVTTSYPSPATTSYPSPVPTSYSSPGSSTYPSPVHSGFPSPSVATTYSSVPPAFPAQVSSFPSSAVTNSFSASTGLSDMTTTFSPRTIEIC is encoded by the exons ATGGCCGCAGCCAAGGCCGAGATGCAGCTGATGTCCCCGCTGCAGATCTCCGACCCGTTCGGCTCCTTTCCTCACTCGCCCACCATGGACAACTATCCCAAGCTGGAGGAGATGATGCTACTGAGCAACGGGGCTCCCCAGTTCCTCGGTGCCGCCGGGGCCTCGGAGGGCAGCGGCggtaacagcagcagcagcagcagcagcagcgggggcggtggaggtggagggggcgGCAGCAGCGGTAGCGGCAGCGGCGCTTTCAACCCTCAGGGGGAGGCGGGCGAGCAGCCCTACGAGCACCTGACCGCAG aGTCTTTTCCTGATATCTCTCTGAATAACGAGAAGGTTCTGGTGGAGACAAGTTACCCCAGCCAAACCACCCGGCTGCCCCCCATCACCTATACTGGCCGCTTCTCTCTGGAGCCTGCACCCAACAGTGGCAACACCTTGTGGCCTGAGCCCCTCTTCAGCCTGGTCAGCGGCCTCGTGAGCATGACCAACCCACCGGCCACCTCGTCTTCAGCACCATCTCCGGCagcgtcctcctcctcctccgcctctcAGAGCCCACCCCTGAGTTGTGCAGTCCAGTCCAGTGACAGCAGCCCCATTTACTCAGCGGCACCAACGTTCCCCACACCTAACACTGACATCTTCCCTGAGCCACAAAGCCAGGCCTTTCCCGGCTCTGCGGGCACCTCACTCCAGTACCCGCCTCCTGCCTACCCTGCTGCCAAGGGTGGCTTCCAAGTCCCCATGATCCCTGACTATCTGTTTCCACAACAGCAGGGGGACTTGGGCCTGGGCACCCCAGACCAGAAGCCCTTCCAGGGCCTGGAGAGCCGTACCCAGCAGCCTTCACTCACTCCACTGTCTACCATCAAGGCCTTTGCCACACAGTCGGGCTCCCAGGACTTGAAGGCCCTCAACACCACCTACCAGTCCCAGCTCATCAAACCCAGCCGCATGCGCAAGTACCCCAACCGGCCCAGCAAGACGCCCCCTCATGAACGCCCGTATGCGTGCCCGGTGGAGTCCTGTGACCGCCGTTTCTCCCGCTCTGATGAGCTCACCCGCCACATCCGCATCCATACCGGCCAGAAGCCCTTCCAGTGTCGCATCTGCATGCGCAACTTCAGCCGCAGTGACCATCTCACCACCCACATCCGCACCCACACAGGCGAGAAGCCCTTCGCCTGCGACATCTGTGGGAGAAAGTTTGCCAGGAGCGATGAACGCAAGAGGCATACCAAGATCCACTTAAGGCAGAAGGACAAAAAAGCAGACAAAGGTGTTGTGGCCTCTTCTGCCGCCACCTCCCTCTCTTCCTACCCCTCCCAGGTGGCTACCTCCTACACATCCCCAGTTACTACCTCTTACCCATCCCCAGCCACCACCTCATATCCATCCCCTGTGCCCACCTCCTACTCCTCTCCCGGGTCCTCAACCTACCCATCCCCTGTGCACAGCGGCTTCCCCTCACCCTCAGTGGCCACCACATACTCCTCTGTTCCCCCTGCTTTCCCGGCCCAAGTCAGCAGCTTCCCTTCCTCAGCTGTCACCAACTCCTTCAGCGCCTCCACAGGGCTTTCGGACATGACGACAACCTTTTCTCCCAGGacaattgaaatttgctaa